From the Solea senegalensis isolate Sse05_10M linkage group LG16, IFAPA_SoseM_1, whole genome shotgun sequence genome, one window contains:
- the hivep2b gene encoding human immunodeficiency virus type I enhancer-binding protein 2 homolog: MESLETTAGVKSSTEGQDSNIVQKKCTPEAVQTRRSPSVELEGKGWHQQLQEAPSRDTCGFKEMSDSGKSLQLEDQHSQSQSTSHSEYEVSSYPVQATKQFLIGKQKAVGQLVPAQSPGPASHRKSSSSLEVQQQCSHSGMDQLSDKVEPVCKVEQKPQKPGKYVCDYCGRACAKPSVLKKHIRSHTGERPYPCVPCGFSFKTKSNLYKHRKSHAHLVKAGTVPFSELGTYNANADQGSFEGEGELFSDAEQSTDTDEDTLNDPLLLLDSPVEGSDNTAVKVLNLIAQKKGATSMSAQDGSSQAQEINAPSASAEANRAIQSCTIKQRLALRLSEKRSSDSDHNLSLPSQSSKGSTDSGYFSRSESAEHQTGPPNTNAKSYQEIMFGKCYKPSPKQMTAFVACSTDSSAYIRKHTEKGVSRVFTQEKDTVDSIKINTKSFAQEEVKEPQLDPGSDVGPLIRSNSMPTSSAVCLTTPQALRGSHSFDERTSTGGMRRLRRQAAFELTAHDAHADTDSHGKMSECGSSPSGMEMENYPSMASYMSHQRHAMELATRKRRKEKREEEDLPCQYEGQHELCDDMFDSTKDYDTKQAAMGIIALGKGHLGMLDRCDMDISVSPEISARKTLGNVISVIQHTNSINRPHCEQSESYKYHGQRQELQAMEASESYEMERSDSRQRQSFQMVPKLVRQPNIQVPEIRVTVEPDSPEKVPEVQVKEPEKHVEEFQWPQRSETLAQFPPEKLPPKKKRLRLADIEHSSGESSFESACTSLSRSPSQDSNLSYSSTFSFDREESLKSVSPARQDEFGKPLELLAVPGSGHSLSVLTQRQQHEMRRSSSEQAPCNLRKEFPEVRSISFDYGSLSSASKVRHVDISAGHSALKERRRGNLVRQESLNMDTEVTQVPSQVLAQYHSSTPPPFTALAALPQTLPIFSTGNTFPQLSHPSLLVPVRIQTHVPSYGSITYTSVSQVFDNQYEGVGSVTVTSKHQTLRLSGNLDSHNGLAYTRTSPHSLSVEALDLSSTKLKTGIPLSLTSRTISTTNASSGGANKRMLSPASSLDLFMEVKQQKRVKEERMFGQIVKELSAVELGKCNLSDQKGHRSEVQGASTLDSHWSTFITLPQKVAEATDLSGESAMESSSQETISPPYSMISVRDVRDVGMDKEVKMDVTAQLVTSQDILISDTEHSRVLSQFPSLRTTTGVSWCYLNYTKPSCSHSNSPLFSVYATWCVSSHNPNPLELSTSAALALLRSKNRGDKVMYTVAAMCQSGTGKLVSSLILWRQTMEQLQRKPEPKEVDITYGKKVKDIGSKVKTAKEEWKEREASTTQTVPTRIKIFEGGYKSNEDYVYVRGRGRGKYICEECGIRCKKPSMLKKHIRTHTDVRPYICRVCNFAFKTKGNLTKHMKSKAHMKKCLELGVSVTMDETEMQEHVDDIQQETKTEVTVTTKHQFSDAEESDGMDEEADEIDEDDDEEDDYEGDSTPKLRSRSTSPQSCGVTSLSVTATAVIHGCSLTSLPGTDLGQQPSRRKTGSDHRPVLATDQREKSVDEDSLTMLSPDQASFLFDPYSSCLLSPGWESPIREPSPSRLRYPSPRRELSPRGRSSPRWDTSPLRPSSPSFSPIQHLSPGSIERPMSPGSELAGKRESSVRGRQRVVLRAVSPRRGSHQHKGSGDKTRHQAKMEMAQQQGAFEMEMDQRSSLASTLPGAANSHHQNILSHLPLHSQQQAQSLLPVVPIGALQMLHSPPSSNTDVNPSSAPSPQSSEGQRCSSREGSVYETEAGGEDMRGQSQMSTQEKSLNLGGRDNRQEESVQTCLKAIASLKITTEDPH, from the exons ATGGAGTCACTTGAAACTACTGCAGGGGTGAAAAGCTCCACAGAGGGTCAAGACAGTAATATTGTACAGAAAAAATGCACACCAGAGGCTGTACAGACTAGGAGGAGTCCATCGGTCGAGCTGGAAGGAAAAGGGTGGCACCAACAACTGCAAGAAGCTCCGAGCAGAGACACGTGTGGTTTCAAAGAAATGTCTGACTCAGGGAAATCTCTACAATTAGAAGATCAGCACTCCCAATCCCAGTCCACAAGCCACTCAGAGTATGAGGTGTCTTCATATCCAGTGCAGGCCACAAAACAATTTCTCATAGGTAAACAGAAAGCTGTAGGCCAGTTAGTCCCTGCACAGTCCCCGGGGCCTGCATCTCACAGGAAGTCCTCAAGTTCACTTGAAGTCCAACAACAGTGTTCCCATTCAGGGATGGATCAGCTGTCAGACAAAGTGGAACCTGTGTGTAAGGTGGAACAGAAACCACAAAAGCCTGGGAAGTATGTTTGTGATTACTGTGGAAGGGCATGTGCCAAACCCAGTGTGCTTAAGAAACATATTCGTTCACACACCGGGGAACGGCCCTATCCTTGTGTCCCCTGCGGATTCTCCTTCAAAACCAAGAGTAAtttatacaaacacagaaaGTCCCACGCTCACTTGGTCAAAGCTGGAACCGTGCCATTCTCTGAACTAGGTACTTATAATGCCAATGCAGACCAGGGGTCTTTTGAAGGGGAAGGAGAGTTATTCTCTGATGCTGAGCAAAGCACGGACACGGACGAGGACACTCTTAAcgacccactgctgctgttggacTCTCCAGTGGAGGGATCAGATAACACCGCTGTAAAAGTACTGAATCTCATTGCTCAGAAAAAGGGAGCCACTTCCATGTCAGCTCAGGATGGTTCATCCCAGGCCCAAGAAATCAATGCACCTTCTGCCAGTGCTGAGGCTAACCGTGCAATTCAATCTTGCACAATCAAACAGAGGCTTGCACTTCGCCTGTCTGAAAAAAGAAGCAGCGACTCTGACCACAATCTGTCCCTTCCAAGTCAGTCGAGCAAGGGCAGCACGGACTCTGGATACTTCTCGCGCTCCGAGAGTGCCGAGCACCAGACTGGTCCTCCGAATACCAATGCAAAGTCCTATCAAGAAATCATGTTTGGAAAGTGTTACAAGCCAAGCCCTAAACAGATGACAGCCTTTGTGGCCTGCAGCACAGACTCCAGTGCATATATtaggaaacacacagaaaaaggtGTTTCCCGTGTTTTCACCCAGGAGAAGGACACAGTTGACtcaatcaaaataaacacaaagtcaTTCGCACAGGAGGAAGTGAAAGAACCGCAGTTAGACCCTGGCTCTGATGTGGGCCCTCTGATCAGGAGCAACTCAATGCCAACGTCCTCAGCAGTTTGTCTGACTACGCCTCAAGCCCTCAGAGGCAGCCATTCGTTTGATGAGAGAACAAGCACCGGGGGCATGAGGAGACTCAGGCGGCAAGCTGCTTTCGAACTCACTGCACACGATGCGCACGCAGACACTGACAGCCATGGAAAGATGAGCGAGTGCGGCAGTTCACCCTCaggaatggaaatggaaaattaTCCCTCTATGGCATCTTATATGAGCCACCAGAGACATGCAATGGAACTGGCAACGCGAAAGCGTCGGAAAGAGAAGCGGGAAGAGGAGGATTTGCCCTGTCAGTATGAGGGTCAACATGAACTGTGTGATGACATGTTTGATTCAACTAAGGattatgacacaaaacaagctgCAATGGGCATTATTGCTTTAGGGAAAGGACATTTGGGTATGCTTGACAGGTGTGACATGGACATATCAGTGAGCCCTGAAATATCTGCTCGAAAAACCTTAGGGAATGTAATTTCAGTTATTCAGCACACAAACTCCATAAACAGGCCTCACTGTGAACAGTCAGAATCCTATAAGTATCATGGGCAAAGGCAGGAACTTCAAGCTATGGAGGCGAGTGAATCATATGAGATGGAACGAAGTGATAGTAGACAACGGCAATCGTTTCAAATGGTCCCCAAACTGGTACGACAGCCCAACATACAGGTCCCAGAGATCAGGGTCACTGTAGAGCCTGACAGTCCAGAAAAAGTTCCAGAGGTGCAGGTGAAGGAGCCAGAGAAGCACGTGGAGGAGTTTCAGTGGCCTCAAAGGAGTGAAACTTTAGCACAATTCCCTCCAGAAAAACTCCCTCCAAAGAAGAAACGGCTCCGCCTAGCTGATATTGAGCACTCTTCTGGTGAGTCTAGTTTTGAGTCTGCCTGCACCAGTCTCTCCCGCAGTCCGAGCCAAGACAGCAACTTGTCTTATAGCTCCACCTTCTCCTTTGACAGGGAGGAAAGCTTGAAGTCAGTCTCTCCTGCAAGACAAGATGAATTTGGCAAACCACTCGAGCTCTTAGCTGTGCCAGGGAGTGGGCACTCCCTCTCTGTGCTCACCCAGCGTCAACAACATGAAATGAGACGCTCCTCCTCAGAGCAGGCGCCGTGTAACTTGCGCAAGGAGTTCCCAGAGGTACGCAGCATATCATTTGACTATGGCAGTCTTTCTTCAGCATCCAAAGTTAGACACGTGGACATCAGTGCCGGCCACTCCGCTctgaaggagagaaggaggggaaaCTTGGTGCGACAGGAGTCACTGAATATGGACACCGAAGTAACACAAGTCCCATCACAAGTGTTAGCACAGTATCACAGCAGCACCCCCCCTCCATTCACAGCACTCGCCGCCCTGCCACAGACTTTGCCAATATTCTCCACTGGGAATACATTTCCCCAGCTGTCACATCCAAGCCTGCTAGTTCCAGTAAGAATACAAACCCATGTGCCATCCTATGGCAGTATCACATACACCTCAGTATCCCAGGTTTTTGACAATCAGTATGAAGGGGTCGGCTCTGTTACAGTCACCTCGAAACATCAGACTTTGCGTTTGTCCGGAAATCTTGACTCTCACAATGGACTAGCTTACACCAGAACATCGCCGCACTCGCTCAGTGTCGAAGCCCTTGATTTGTCGTCGACTAAGCTTAAGACGggcatccctctctctctgacttcTAGAACTATCTCGACCACTAATGCCTCCAGTGGTGGTGCGAACAAGCGGATGCTATCCCCTGCTAGCAGCCTCGACCTTTTCATGGAAGTCAAGCAACAAAAACGTGTGAAAGAGGAGCGAATGTTTGGGCAGATAGTAAAGGAGCTGAGTGCTGTGGAGCTGGGGAAATGTAATTTGAGTGACCAGAAGGGGCACAGGTCAGAGGTGCAGGGTGCATCTACACTGGACTCACATTGGAGTACATTTATCACACTTCCGCAAAAAGTGGCAGAGGCCACTGACCTCAGTGGTGAGTCAGCTATGGAAAGTAGCTCCCAGGAAACCATCTCTCCTCCCTATTCTATGATATCAGTGAGAGATGTGAGAGATGTTGGCATGGATAAAGAAGTGAAGATGGATGTGACGGCACAGCTGGTTACCAGTCAAGACATCCTGATCTCAGACACTGAGCATTCGCGGGTGTTATCTCAGTTTCCAAGTCTTCGCACAACGACAGGTGTGAGCTGGTGTTACCTCAACTACACTAAGCCGAGCTGCTCTCACAGCAATTCTCCTTTATTCTCCGTTTACGCCACCTGGTGTGTGAGTTCCCACAACCCAAACCCTCTTGAGCTGAGCACCAGCGCCGCTCTGGCTCTGCTGCGGTCCAAAAACAGGGGAGACAAGGTGATGTACACGGTGGCGGCCATGTGTCAGTCTGGCACAGGGAAACTGGTTTCATCCCTCATCTTGTGGAGGCAGACCATGGAACAG CTGCAGAGGAAACCGGAGCCCAAAGAGGTGGACATCACCTACGGGAAGAAGGTGAAAGATATTGGCAGCAAAGTGAAAACTGCCAAGGAGGAGTGGAAGGAGAGGGAGGCATCCACAACACAAACCGTGCCAACTCGCATTAAGATCTTCGAGGGAGG GTACAAGTCCAATGAAGACtatgtgtatgtgagaggtCGGGGCCGCGGTAAATACATTTGCGAGGAGTGTGGCATTCGCTGTAAGAAGCCGAGCATGCTGAAAAAACACATCCGGACCCACACAGACGTGCGACCGTACATCTGCAGAGTTTGCAACTTCGCTTTTAAAACTAAAG GAAACCTGACTAAACACATGAAGTCAAAGGCACACATGAAGAAATGTCTTGAGTTGGGAGTGTCAGTGACGATGGATGAGACAGAGATGCAGGAACATG TTGACGATATCcaacaagagacaaagacagaggtgACGGTCACAACCAAGCATCAGTTCTCCGATGCAGAGGAGTCTGACGGAATGGACGAAGAAGCAGACGAAATCGACGAggacgatgatgaggaggatgactATGAAGGTGACTCCACTCCAAAGTTGCGCTCAAGAAGCACAAGTCCTCAGTCCTGTGGGGTGACTTCTCTGTCAGTCACAGCCACTGCTGTCATTCACGGCTGCTCCCTCACGTCTCTGCCTGGCACCGACCTCGGCCAACAGCCATCACGCAGGAAGACGGGCTCAGACCATCGACCTGTTCTCGCCACTGACCAGAGAGAGAAGTCTGTGGATGAGGACTCTTTGACCATGCTTTCTCCAGACCAGGCCAGCTTCCTGTTTGACCCTTACTCCTCTTGCCTGCTCTCTCCTGGCTGGGAATCTCCCATTAGGGAGCCGTCCCCTTCACGTCTGCGTTATCCATCTCCGAGACGTGAGCTCTCCCCACGGGGTCGCTCCTCTCCCAGGTGGGACACCTCACCACTGAGGCCCAGCTCACCCAGCTTCTCGCCCATTCAGCACCTCTCCCCGGGCTCAATCGAGCGACCCATGTCTCCTGGATCAGAACTGGCTGGGAAACGAGAATCCTCAGTCCGGGGCCGGCAGAGGGTTGTGCTGAGAGCAGTTTCACCACGCAGAGGCTCGCACCAACACAAAGGCAGCGGTGATAAGACCAGACATCAAGCAAAGATGGAGATGGCTCAACAACAAGGGGCCTTTGAAATGGAAATG GATCAAAGGAGCAGCTTGGCTTCAACTTTGCCTGGTGCTGCCAATTCTCATCACCAGAACATCCTCAGCCACCTCCCTCTGCACTCCCAGCAGCAGGCCCAGAGTTTGCTCCCTGTTGTTCCCATCGGAGCGCTCCAGATGTTACACTCCCCACCCTCCTCCAACACTGATGTCAACCCCTCCTCGGCACCGAGCCCTCAGAGCAGCGAGGGCcagcgctgcagcagcagagagggatCTGTCTACGAGACGGAGGCGGGAGGAGAGGACATGAGAGGTCAGAGCCAGATGTCCACTCAGGAGAAAAGCCTCAACTTAGGCGGCAGGGAcaacagacaggaggagagcgTGCAAACGTGTCTGAAAGCCATCGCCTCGCTGAAGATCACCACAGAAGACCCTCATTAA
- the txlnbb gene encoding taxilin beta b: MENSPAPTCPEALPSEGGHIDLTEDLAQQLEDIISTYQADEIPSEDAEEVRAVKETDTRKDQKLEKKMLKNLGKEAMLLMQSLNKLDTPEQKLEAIIKKHAELLEEHRSDQKQLKVLQKKLLQVMKEKDQLQSEYSRTVLARSKLEGLCRELQRHNKTLKEETLQRCREDDLKRKEITTHFQGTLSEIQAQIEEHSSRNTKLCQENSALAEKLKGLISQYDQRETNLEKVFKHRDLKEKLLETKLAQANLILKETEQKHKLDKELMLKQVTEFKSQVKVMKEQEIDMRGQLDMYSKKFDEFQGTVSKSNTVYSGFKQDMDKMAKKMKKLEKECQSWKTRFDGCNKSLVDMVADRTVKEKEFELVIVKNQKLENLCRALQEERKSLYEKMQGTGSQQDVSTAEPIEKEVPEVKETAENAEDDHPVQKNDAPATVAPTPLSKELTKLKAEQARLKEIASSFTISHVIATETVESQSQGPSEGVHIEKSNGEHLQEEEKAGVQDQRDLEMESVD, encoded by the exons ATGGAGAACAGCCCCGCACCCACTTGTCCCGAGGCACTGCCATCCGAGGGTGGGCACATTGACCTGACAGAAGACCTGGCCCAGCAGCTGGAGGACATCATCAGCACCTACCAGGCTGATGAGATTCCGAGTGAGGACGCAGAGGAGGTCAGGGCCGTCAAAGAGACGGACACCCGCAAGGACCAGAAACTGGAGAAGAAGATGCTCAAAAACCtag GGAAGGAAGCCATGCTGCTGATGCAAAGTTTGAACAAGCTCGACACTCCTGAACAGAAACTGGAGGCCATCATCAAGAAGCACGCTGAGCtg CTGGAGGAGCACCGCAGTGATCAGAAGCAGCTGAAGGTTCTGCAGAAGAAGCTGCTCCAGGTGATGAAGGAGAAGGACCAACTGCAGAGCGAGTACAGCCGGACGGTGCTGGCTCGCAGTAAACTGGAGGGGCTGTGCCGAGAGCTGCAGAGGCACAACAAGACCTTAAAG GAGGAGACCCTGCAGAGGTGCAGAGAGGATGACCTGAAGAGGAAAGAGATTACCACACACTTCCAGGGGACACTCAGCGAGATTCAGGCCCAAATTGAGGAACACAGCAGCCGCAACACCAAGCTGTGCCAGGAGAACAGCGCTCTGGCGGAGAAACTGAAGGGCCTCATTTCACAGTACGACCAGCGAGAGACG AACCTGGAGAAGGTCTTCAAACACAGAGACCTGAAAGAAAAGCTGCTGGAAACCAAACTTGCGCAGGCGAACCTGATACTGAAGGAGACGGAGCAGAAGCACAAGCTGGACAAAGAACTT ATGCTGAAACAGGTGACAGAGTTTAAATCGCAAGTGAAGGTCATGAAGGAGCAAGAGATCGATATGAGAGGCCAG CTCGATATGTACTCCAAGAAGTTTGATGAATTCCAGGGCACAGTTTCAAAGAGCAACACTGTCTACAGCGGCTTCAAGCAGGACATGGACAAA ATGgccaagaaaatgaaaaagctgGAGAAGGAGTGCCAGTCATGGAAGACTCGCTTTGATGGCTGTAACAAGAGTTTGGTCGACATGGTGGCAGAT AGAACGGTCAAGGAAAAGGAGTTTGAGCTGGTCATTGTCAAGAACCAGAAGCTTGAGAATCTGTGCAGGGCTTtgcaagaggagaggaagagtcTTTATGAGAAGATGCAGGGTACTGGAAGTCAACAGGACGTCAGCACTGCTGAACCAATAGAGAAGGAGGTTCCTGAGGTGAAGGAGACCGCTGAAAATGCAGAAGACGACCACCCAGTCCAGAAAAACGACGCCCCCGCCACTGTTGCCCCGACTCCACTGTCCAAGGAACTGACTAAACTGAAAGCCGAGCAGGCCCGTCTCAAGGAGATCGCCAGTTCATTCACTATCTCTCATGTTATAGCCACAGAAACGGTTGAGAGCCAATCACAAGGACCGTCAGAGGGCGTCCATATAGAGAAGAGCAACGGCGAGCACCtccaggaagaggagaaggcCGGAGTCCAAGATCAGAGAGATTTGGAAATGGAGTCCGTTGATTGA
- the LOC122782873 gene encoding tatD DNase domain containing 3-like isoform X1 — translation MQGYIDCHCHISAGDFDKDLEDVIERSKQAGLLALLAVAEHAGEFEKIISLSHRFPGFIFPCLGVHPVQEVSPEQQRGASLQDLDAALPIIEKYKDHLVAIGEVGLDFTPRFVNNETDKDSQRQVLIRQAQIAKQLDLPLNVHSRSAGRPTIHLLKEQGVEKALLHAFDGKPSVAMEGVKAGYFFSIPPSIVRSEQKQKLVKQLPLENICLETDSPALGPEKQVRNEPQNIPISAEYISKIKGVSLEKVMEVTTQNALRLFPKIKSVIRP, via the exons ATGCAGGGCTACATTGACTGTCATTGTCACATCTCCGCGGGGGATTTTGACAAG GACTTGGAGGATGTGATTGAACGTTCCAAACAG GCCGGACTGTTGGCGCTCTTAGCTGTGGCAGAACATGCAGGGGAATTTGAAAAGATTATTTCATTGTCACACAG GTTTCCAGGTTTTATTTTCCCCTGCTTAGGAGTCCATCCAGTTCAAGAAGTTTCCCCAGAGCAACAGAGAGGTGCTTCTCTCCAG GATCTCGATGCTGCTCTCCCCATCATAGAGAAATACAAAGACCACCTTGTGGCTATTGGGGAG GTTGGTTTGGATTTTACACCCAGATTTGTCAACAATGAGACTGATAAAGACAGTCAAAGGCAGGTCCTCATTCGCCAAGCACAGATAGCTAAGCAGCTGGATCTCCCTCT AAATGTTCATTCACGGTCGGCAGGGAGACCGACCATCCATCTTCTCAAAGAACAAG GTGTCGAGAAAGCCCTGCTTCACGCTTTTGATGGGAAACCGTCTGTTGCCATGGAGGGAGTGAAGGCTGGATATTTCTTTTCTATTCCACCTTCCATAGTACGGAGTGAACAG AAGCAGAAACTTGTAAAACAACTGCCATTAGAAAACATATGTCTGGAAACGGATTCACCTGCTTTGGGTCCAGAAAAGCAG GTGAGAAATGAGCCCCAAAACATCCCCATCTCTGCTGAGTACATTAGTAAAATCAAAGGGGTGTCACTGGAGAAGGTGATGGAGGTGACGACGCAGAACGCCCTTCGACTCTTCCCCAAGATAAAGTCAGTCATCAGACCCTGA
- the LOC122782873 gene encoding tatD DNase domain containing 3-like isoform X2 → MQGYIDCHCHISAGDFDKDLEDVIERSKQAGLLALLAVAEHAGEFEKIISLSHRFPGFIFPCLGVHPVQEVSPEQQRGASLQDLDAALPIIEKYKDHLVAIGEVGLDFTPRFVNNETDKDSQRQVLIRQAQIAKQLDLPLNVHSRSAGRPTIHLLKEQGVEKALLHAFDGKPSVAMEGVKAGYFFSIPPSIVRSEQQKLVKQLPLENICLETDSPALGPEKQVRNEPQNIPISAEYISKIKGVSLEKVMEVTTQNALRLFPKIKSVIRP, encoded by the exons ATGCAGGGCTACATTGACTGTCATTGTCACATCTCCGCGGGGGATTTTGACAAG GACTTGGAGGATGTGATTGAACGTTCCAAACAG GCCGGACTGTTGGCGCTCTTAGCTGTGGCAGAACATGCAGGGGAATTTGAAAAGATTATTTCATTGTCACACAG GTTTCCAGGTTTTATTTTCCCCTGCTTAGGAGTCCATCCAGTTCAAGAAGTTTCCCCAGAGCAACAGAGAGGTGCTTCTCTCCAG GATCTCGATGCTGCTCTCCCCATCATAGAGAAATACAAAGACCACCTTGTGGCTATTGGGGAG GTTGGTTTGGATTTTACACCCAGATTTGTCAACAATGAGACTGATAAAGACAGTCAAAGGCAGGTCCTCATTCGCCAAGCACAGATAGCTAAGCAGCTGGATCTCCCTCT AAATGTTCATTCACGGTCGGCAGGGAGACCGACCATCCATCTTCTCAAAGAACAAG GTGTCGAGAAAGCCCTGCTTCACGCTTTTGATGGGAAACCGTCTGTTGCCATGGAGGGAGTGAAGGCTGGATATTTCTTTTCTATTCCACCTTCCATAGTACGGAGTGAACAG CAGAAACTTGTAAAACAACTGCCATTAGAAAACATATGTCTGGAAACGGATTCACCTGCTTTGGGTCCAGAAAAGCAG GTGAGAAATGAGCCCCAAAACATCCCCATCTCTGCTGAGTACATTAGTAAAATCAAAGGGGTGTCACTGGAGAAGGTGATGGAGGTGACGACGCAGAACGCCCTTCGACTCTTCCCCAAGATAAAGTCAGTCATCAGACCCTGA
- the fuca2 gene encoding plasma alpha-L-fucosidase, translating to MEGLTLLSLLLPLLLFDTGDAKYEPNWKSIDSRPSPEWFDQAKFGIFIHWGVFSVPSFGSEWFWYYWQRNKVQVYVDFMKKNYPPDFKYQDFAPYFTAEFFNAKKWTDIFASSGAKYIVLTTKHHEGFTMWGSKTSWNWNAVDVGPKRDLVDEVATALRANSDLRLGLYHSLFEWFNPLYEQDAANKFKTNYFPTSKTLPELYELILKYKPEVLWSDGDGDAPDTYWNSTGFLAWLYNDSPVRDTVVTNDRWGYGSICNHGGYYTCSDRYQPGHLIKHKWENCMSIDRRSWGYRREAPLSDYLSIEQLVATLVETVSCGGNLLLNVGPTHDGRIAPIYEERLRQVGQWLKVNGEAIFNTTAWRAQNDSITPHIWYTSKPQEKAIFAMMLEWPSNGTVILHEPVVTQGQTQVVLLGVGTLPWQPLNPSGGLTVLLPPLPFSQMPCQWAWTLKLTGAA from the exons ATGGAGGGTTTAACACTCCTTTCTTTGCTGTTACCGTTGCTGCTTTTCGACACTGGCGACGCCAAATACGAACCCAACTGGAAATCCATCGACTCCAGACCATCACCTGAATGGTTTGACCAAGCCAAGTTTGGGATCTTTATACACTGGGGGGTTTTCTCTGTCCCGAGCTTCGGCAGCGAGTGGTTTTG GTATTACTGGCAGAGGAATAAAGTACAGGTATATGTCGACTTCATGAAGAAAAATTATCCCCCTGACTTCAAGTATCAAGACTTTGCTCCATATTTTACTGCCGAGTTCTTTAACGCCAAAAAATGGACAGATATCTTTGCCTCATCTGGGGCAAAATATATCGTCCTGACGACCAAACACCATGAAG GTTTCACAATGTGGGGTTCAAAAACCTCATGGAATTGGAATGCAGTCGATGTTGGACCCAAAAGGGACCTGGTGGATGAAGTGGCGACTGCTCTCCGTGCCAACAGTGACCTACGTCTTGGGCTGTACCATTCCCTCTTTGAGTGGTTCAACCCGCTCTATGAACAGGATGCCGCCAATAAGTTCAAGACAAACTATTTCCCGACCAGTAAAACCCTGCCAGAGCTTTATGAGCTCATCCTCAAGTACAAGCCGGAGGTGCTGTGGTCTGATGGAGACGGAGATGCACCTGACACTTACTGGAACAGCACAGGTTTCTTAGCGTGGCTGTACAATGACAG TCCAGTACGAGACACTGTGGTGACAAATGATCGGTGGGGTTACGGCTCCATCTGCAACCACGGTGGGTATTACACCTGCTCCGATCGCTACCAGCCAGGACACCTGATCAAACATAAATGGGAAAACTGCATGTCCATTGACAGAAGGTCCTGGGGTTATAGACGCGAAGCTCCGCTCAGTGACTACCTCAGCATAGAGCAGCTTGTGGCG ACCTTAGTAGAGACGGTGTCCTGTGGTGGAAACCTGCTCTTGAACGTTGGTCCAACACACGACGGACGAATCGCGCCCATCTACGAGGAGCGTCTGCGGCAGGTGGGTCAGTGGCTGAAGGTGAACGGAGAAGCCATCTTCAACACGACAGCGTGGCGGGCTCAGAACGACAGCATCACTCCTCATATCTG GTACACTTCCAAACCACAGGAAAAGGCCATCTTTGCCATGATGCTGGAGTGGCCCAGTAACGGAACTGTGATTCTGCATGAGCCTGTGGTTACACAAGGACAGACTCAG gtggtgcTCCTCGGTGTCGGGACTCTGCCTTGGCAGCCTTTGAATCCCAGTGGGGGACTGACGGTCCTGCTGCCCCCACTGCCCTTCAGCCAGATGCCATGTCAGTGGGCCTGGACACTGAAGCTGACAGGTGCCGCTTAA